A region of Nakaseomyces glabratus chromosome M, complete sequence DNA encodes the following proteins:
- the PER1 gene encoding Per1p (CAGL0M11880g~Ortholog(s) have role in GPI anchor biosynthetic process, cellular manganese ion homeostasis and Golgi apparatus, endoplasmic reticulum, fungal-type vacuole membrane localization), with amino-acid sequence MQILTLLTSFVLANAVVGSPGDQLDEFIDCICACEYDRKCAGSGINYIDPNTNEFHNVNFVSMIDGRKTFLSSMVSKATFWDCMSECDYECQQIITYDRIRKNKKILQFHGKWPFKKIMGFQEFFASIFSIGNFIPQYRGYKLIQKRLERNSKRAVTDVFYEMMLRNYMWVSIMGMLAWTSSTVFHLRDLVVTEKFDYFFAGGTVLSGFHAILTRLIYKHVAEERRYRYMKIVSGLVVTIFTCHILRLYIDWSYRYNMKFNIFFGVLQYIVLIYVGIDNYIEIQRVRNGSKTEDKSKLQASVFKLSYLPILLVLFTSMSMSLELFDRFSIKWQLDSHATWHLLTIVPSWYLFDFFLADLDFALHRRNE; translated from the coding sequence ATGCAAATTCTAACTTTGTTAACAAGCTTTGTGTTGGCAAATGCAGTGGTTGGTTCGCCAGGGGATCAATTGGATGAGTTCATAGATTGTATATGTGCTTGTGAGTACGATAGAAAATGTGCAGGCTCGGGGATAAATTACATTGATCCCAACACTAACGAATTCCATAATGTCAATTTTGTCTCGATGATAGACGGTCGAAAGACATTCTTGAGCTCGATGGTTTCGAAAGCCACTTTTTGGGACTGTATGTCTGAATGTGACTACGAGTGCCAGCAAATAATCACATATGACCGCATaagaaagaataagaaGATTTTGCAATTCCATGGGAAATGGCCATTTAAGAAGATAATGGGGTTCCAAGAGTTTTTTGCTAGTATATTCAGTATAGGTAATTTTATCCCCCAGTACCGTGGGTATAAGTTGATCCAGAAAAGACTGGAGCGGAACTCCAAGAGGGCTGTCACGGATGTGTTCTACGAGATGATGTTGAGAAACTATATGTGGGTGTCGATAATGGGAATGTTAGCGTGGACGTCAAGCACCGTTTTCCATCTGCGCGACTTGGTAGTTACTGAGAAGTTTGATTATTTCTTTGCAGGCGGTACCGTGCTGTCGGGCTTCCACGCGATCCTGACAAGACTGATATACAAGCATGTCGCGGAGGAGAGGAGGTACCGGTACATGAAGATTGTGAGTGGACTAGTGGTGACCATATTCACCTGCCACATACTGAGACTGTACATCGACTGGTCCTATCGCTACAACATGAAGTTCAACATATTCTTTGGTGTGTTGCAGTACATAGTCCTGATATACGTTGGGATTGATAACTACATAGAGATCCAGCGGGTACGCAACGGCAGCAAGACGGAGGACAAGTCGAAGCTGCAAGCAAGCGTGTTCAAGTTGAGCTACTTGCCAATTCTGCTGGTGCTGTTCACCTCGATGTCAATGAGTCTCGAGCTATTCGACAGGTTCTCCATCAAATGGCAGCTGGACTCGCACGCTACGTGGCATCTGCTAACCATAGTACCTAGCTGGTACCTGTTcgatttcttcttggcaGACCTAGACTTCGCGCTACACAGAAGAAACGAGTAA
- the FUN19 gene encoding Fun19p (CAGL0M11902g~Ortholog of S. cerevisiae : FUN19 and Saccharomyces cerevisiae S288C : YAL034C) — protein MVLQSPQLEQAELYSKTPHAERNCSIDSILNNSSDSFNIPSPPLSPLAASVPTRHRRNLSIDSLDLNQPQGIQTIDLDSQDAKKLRDDIYEYLTQYRMMEGLKKRWEAPSPAAYRHYHYNSGLEASPQRPVRRTREMSPPRSYAVPVYNTRVGPQPQGVSLGNNNFFYNTRYHHYTQLPPISQITGQSVLAKPKSVTKRHFASPPNSPPKKRKTERSPTSSQFQQHHNPNPNIVSIKAVASVPQYVPGISWEQLPDYSPPLSTLPDNKLCLRIEWKGNPMDLSVDPLRSKLHPAEIVLASILRLPCDLYLDSKKRLFLEKVYKLKKGMPFRKTDAQKACKIDVNKASRLFTAFEKVGWLEDHHFQKYLNDIQL, from the coding sequence ATGGTTTTACAATCGCCTCAGCTTGAACAAGCTGAACTATACTCTAAAACTCCACATGCAGAGCGCAACTGCTCTATAGACTCTATCCTCAACAATTCTTCTGACAGCTTCAACATCCCTTCGCCTCCGCTATCGCCGCTGGCTGCGTCCGTGCCCACCCGCCACAGGAGGAACCTGTCGATCGACAGCCTGGACTTGAACCAGCCACAGGGCATCCAGACTATAGACCTCGACTCGCAGGACGCTAAGAAGCTCAGAGACGACATCTACGAGTACTTGACGCAGTACAGGATGATGGAGGgcttgaagaagaggtgGGAGGCGCCCAGCCCAGCTGCGTACCGCCACTACCACTACAATAGCGGTCTCGAGGCGTCACCGCAGAGACCAGTAAGGAGAACGAGGGAGATGTCCCCACCAAGGTCATACGCAGTGCCCGTGTACAACACCAGAGTCGGCCCACAGCCCCAAGGTGTTTCCCTAGGGAACAACAACTTCTTCTACAACACTAGATACCACCACTACACCCAGCTGCCACCAATTTCCCAGATCACAGGCCAGTCTGTATTGGCTAAGCCTAAGAGCGTGACAAAGCGCCACTTCGCCAGTCCCCCAAACTCGCCACCtaagaagaggaagacaGAAAGATCGCCCACAAGCTCGCAGTTCCAGCAACACCACAACCCAAACCCAAACATTGTTTCCATAAAGGCCGTTGCTAGTGTGCCACAGTACGTTCCGGGCATTTCCTGGGAGCAACTGCCAGACTACTCCCCACCACTATCTACTTTGCCCGACAACAAGTTATGTCTACGCATAGAATGGAAGGGCAACCCAATGGACCTGTCGGTTGACCCACTAAGATCGAAACTGCATCCAGCAGAGATCGTGCTCGCATCCATCCTAAGATTGCCTTGCGACTTATACTTGGACTCAAAGAAGAGATTGTTCTTGGAAAAAGTCtacaagttgaagaaaggCATGCCATTCAGAAAGACAGACGCACAGAAGGCATGCAAGATAGACGTCAACAAGGCATCGAGGCTGTTTACAGCATTCGAAAAAGTAGGCTGGCTGGAAGATCACCATTTCCAAAAGTACCTGAACGATATCCAATTATAA
- the MTW1 gene encoding MIND complex subunit MTW1 (CAGL0M11924g~Ortholog(s) have role in chromosome segregation, mitotic spindle organization, protein localization to kinetochore, spindle localization and nuclear MIS12/MIND complex, spindle pole localization) — MSAPSLRSTSVLTEHLEYPPVSLVDDIINAVNETMYKCTSAMEKYLLDRSEVDGVSYEEEIRVGVAKLESLMESAVDRNFDKLELYVLRNVLRVPEELLDAGVFRLKHQVDLEVVDPKLQHQVEIELEDKVRELETAFETHAQLKKKVRDLKTVAQRLNRFEDLLVRFVKEQGDDAEGVLRSLRPLDDTLKLLVLQLKRLYIESEENCSMDKVNTVVESTRQNGYRPNSSRTKYIDASADMVLEKLLHPTETDTSHKN; from the coding sequence ATGTCTGCACCTAGTTTGAGGTCTACTTCTGTGCTGACGGAGCACCTTGAGTATCCGCCGGTGTCGCTGGTGGATGATATTATCAATGCGGTGAATGAGACGATGTACAAGTGTACCAGTGCGATGGAGAAGTATCTACTGGACCGGAGTGAGGTCGATGGGGTATCGTATGAGGAAGAGATACGGGTTGGTGTTGCGAAGCTTGAGTCGCTTATGGAGAGCGCTGTGGACAGGAATTTTGATAAGCTGGAACTGTACGTATTGCGGAACGTGTTGAGGGTTCCCGAAGAGCTGCTGGATGCTGGTGTGTTTCGACTGAAGCACCAAGTTGACTTAGAAGTAGTGGATCCAAAGTTACAACACCAGGTGGAGATTGAGTTGGAGGACAAAGTGCGCGAATTGGAAACTGCGTTTGAAACTCATGCGcaactgaagaagaaagtacGCGACTTGAAGACGGTTGCACAAAGACTGAACAGATTTGAAGACCTGCTGGTAAGGTTTGTCAAAGAGCAAGGAGACGACGCTGAAGGTGTACTAAGAAGTCTCCGGCCGCTGGACGATACGTTGAAGTTGCTTGTCCTGCAATTGAAAAGGCTTTACATTGAGAGCGAAGAGAATTGCTCGATGGATAAAGTAAACACTGTGGTCGAAAGCACTCGACAGAATGGCTACAGGCCTAATTCAAGCAGAACTAAATACATTGACGCAAGCGCAGACATGGTACTGGAAAAGCTTTTGCACCCAACCGAGACAGATACAAGTCACAAAAATTGA
- the ERV46 gene encoding retrograde cargo receptor ERV46 (CAGL0M11946g~Ortholog(s) have role in ER to Golgi vesicle-mediated transport and COPII-coated ER to Golgi transport vesicle, integral component of Golgi membrane, integral component of endoplasmic reticulum membrane localization) produces MKKSTLLSFDAFAKTEEDVRIRTRSGGFITLGCLVVTLMLLLSEWRDFNSVVTRPELVIDRDRSLRLDLNLDITFPSMPCELLTLDIMDDSGEVQLDIMNAGFEKTRLSKEGKVLGTADMKIGEAAKKDKEAQLAKLGANYCGNCYGARDQGKNNDDTPRDQWVCCQTCDDVRQAYFEKNWAFFDGKDIEQCEREGYVQKIADQLQEGCRVSGSAQLNRIDGNLHFAAGPGFQNIRGHFHDDSLYIQHPNLNFNHIINHLSFGKAVEPTKKGKVMGIEKVTVNPLDGHSMFPPRDAHFLQYSYYAKIVPTRYEGLNKKNMVETAQFSSTFHIRPVGGGSDDDHPNTVHQRGGSPSMWINFEMSPLKVINREEHGQSWSGFVLNCITSIGGVLAVGTVLDKALYKAQRTIFQKKDV; encoded by the coding sequence ATGAAGAAGTCGACGTTGTTATCTTTTGATGCGTTTGCGAAGACAGAGGAGGACGTGCGCATCAGGACGAGGTCCGGTGGGTTTATCACGCTGGGGTGTTTGGTGGTGACGCTGATGCTGCTGCTGAGCGAGTGGCGGGACTTCAACAGTGTTGTGACTAGACCAGAGCTGGTTATCGACCGTGACAGGTCCCTGAGACTGGACCTGAACCTGGATATTACGTTTCCTTCCATGCCGTGCGAGCTACTGACGCTGGACATCATGGATGACTCCGGCGAAGTGCAATTGGACATCATGAACGCTGGGTTTGAGAAGACTAGGCTAAGCAAAGAGGGCAAAGTTCTGGGCACCGCGGACATGAAGATCGGTGAAGCCGCAAAGAAGGACAAAGAGGCCCAACTGGCCAAGCTGGGTGCAAACTACTGTGGTAACTGTTACGGAGCCAGGGACCAAGGTAAGAACAACGACGACACCCCAAGAGACCAATGGGTCTGCTGTCAGACGTGTGACGATGTGCGCCAGGCGTACTTTGAGAAGAACTGGGCTTTCTTTGACGGTAAGGACATCGAGCAATGTGAACGTGAAGGGTACGTACAAAAGATCGCTGACCAACTACAGGAAGGTTGCAGAGTCAGTGGTTCTGCTCAATTGAATAGAATTGACGGTAACTTGCATTTTGCAGCGGGTCCCGGTTTCCAAAACATCCGTGGTCATTTCCATGACGACTCCCTGTACATCCAACACCCAAACTTGAACTTCAACCATATCATCAACCACTTGTCCTTTGGGAAAGCTGTTGAGCCAACAAAGAAGGGCAAGGTCATGGGCATCGAGAAAGTGACCGTCAACCCTCTAGACGGACACTCCATGTTCCCTCCAAGAGACGCCCACTTCCTACAGTACTCATACTACGCCAAGATTGTCCCCACCAGGTATGAGGGtctgaacaagaaaaacatGGTTGAGACTGCACAGTTCAGCTCCACTTTCCACATCAGACCAGTGGGCGGAGGCTCCGACGACGACCACCCTAACACCGTGCACCAGCGCGGTGGCTCCCCATCGATGTGGATCAACTTCGAAATGTCCCCATTGAAGGTGATCAATAGGGAAGAACACGGACAATCCTGGTCCGGATTCGTACTGAACTGCATCACAAGCATAGGTGGTGTGCTGGCAGTGGGAACAGTGCTAGACAAGGCATTGTACAAAGCCCAGAGGACAATCTTCCAGAAGAAAGACGTCTGA